In Janthinobacterium sp. J1-1, a single genomic region encodes these proteins:
- a CDS encoding transcriptional regulator: MNYTSKRLDNGDSAAAPQTTERILYFIKTKGPVSTASLAKTLAMTGEAARQQVQKLVTAGLIEGRMEAQSGAGRPRQNWVLTAAGHARFPDTHAQLTIKLIGSVRQLFGEEGLNRLITQREEESRGAYALACSAPDLPTRLAQLAAIRDEEGYMARVEPDGDDWLLIEDHCPICAAARTCQGFCRSELQLFQEVVGPLASIVREQHVLADAMRCVYRISLLP, translated from the coding sequence ATGAATTACACAAGTAAACGTTTGGATAATGGTGACAGCGCTGCGGCCCCGCAGACGACGGAGCGCATCCTGTATTTCATCAAGACCAAGGGTCCCGTCTCCACGGCCTCGCTGGCCAAGACCCTGGCCATGACGGGCGAGGCGGCGCGCCAGCAGGTGCAAAAACTGGTGACGGCGGGTTTGATCGAAGGGCGGATGGAAGCGCAAAGCGGCGCCGGGCGGCCACGCCAGAACTGGGTGCTGACAGCAGCGGGCCATGCGCGTTTTCCCGACACGCATGCGCAGCTGACCATCAAGCTGATCGGCTCGGTGCGCCAGCTGTTTGGCGAGGAAGGCTTGAACAGGCTGATCACGCAGCGCGAAGAGGAAAGCCGCGGCGCCTATGCGCTGGCGTGTTCGGCGCCGGACCTGCCCACGCGCCTGGCGCAGCTGGCGGCGATCCGCGATGAAGAGGGGTATATGGCCAGGGTGGAGCCCGATGGCGATGACTGGCTGCTGATCGAAGACCATTGCCCGATCTGCGCCGCCGCGCGCACCTGCCAGGGCTTTTGCCGCTCCGAACTGCAGCTGTTCCAGGAAGTGGTGGGCCCACTCGCCAGCATCGTGCGCGAGCAGCATGTGCTGGCCGATGCCATGCGCTGCGTGTACCGGATTTCCCTGTTGCCTTAA
- a CDS encoding MFS transporter, producing MNASCPAIVSAAPTFNAAHRWKVLGVGVAANASFSACANGMPTTAIWLRSGYHLSNTELGVALGAMGLGVALSELPWGMATDRWGDRPVLLTGLLGTLLALLTLMLWITPQGAAVPSLFSLAAGLALVGVLGGSVNGASGRAVMRWFGAGERGFAMSIRQTAVPLGGGLGALLLPTLAARYGFVPVFGVLGLFCAVTALLTWRWMHEPAFTAEAAKGPQNASTGMFDGKPASPLRNRQVWRMVAGIGVLCVPQFAILSYATVFLHDHGRLGLAQITAVMVILQLGAMVMRIWSGRHTDRHANRPAYLRGSVLVALLSFLLLAGVTGLSAPGWLLMAAVTAAGVCVSAWHGVAYTELATLAGAASAGTALGMANTAVYVGLFATPVVLPHLLAASSWAWVWLAAGLVALAAWPLFPRP from the coding sequence ATGAACGCTTCCTGCCCTGCCATCGTTTCCGCCGCCCCGACATTCAACGCTGCCCACCGCTGGAAAGTGCTGGGCGTCGGCGTGGCCGCCAACGCCAGTTTTTCCGCCTGCGCCAACGGCATGCCGACCACCGCCATCTGGCTGAGGAGCGGCTATCACCTGAGCAATACCGAACTGGGAGTGGCGCTGGGCGCCATGGGCCTGGGCGTGGCGCTGTCCGAACTGCCGTGGGGCATGGCCACCGACCGCTGGGGCGACCGGCCCGTGCTGCTGACCGGCTTGCTCGGCACCCTGCTGGCCCTGCTCACCTTGATGCTGTGGATCACGCCGCAGGGCGCGGCGGTGCCGTCATTGTTTTCGCTGGCGGCCGGCCTGGCGCTGGTGGGGGTCCTGGGCGGCAGCGTCAACGGCGCCAGCGGCCGCGCGGTGATGCGCTGGTTCGGCGCCGGCGAACGCGGTTTTGCGATGAGCATCCGCCAGACAGCCGTGCCATTGGGCGGCGGCCTGGGTGCGCTGCTGTTGCCGACCCTGGCCGCCCGCTACGGCTTCGTGCCCGTATTTGGCGTACTGGGCCTTTTCTGCGCCGTGACGGCGCTGCTGACGTGGCGCTGGATGCATGAACCCGCTTTCACTGCCGAGGCCGCCAAGGGGCCGCAAAACGCGTCCACGGGCATGTTTGACGGCAAGCCTGCATCGCCGCTGCGCAATCGCCAGGTGTGGCGCATGGTGGCCGGCATCGGCGTGCTGTGCGTGCCGCAGTTTGCGATACTCAGCTATGCCACCGTGTTCCTGCACGACCATGGCCGCCTGGGCCTGGCGCAGATCACCGCCGTGATGGTGATCCTGCAGCTGGGCGCGATGGTGATGCGCATCTGGAGCGGGCGCCATACGGACCGCCATGCGAATCGGCCCGCCTATCTGCGCGGCTCGGTGCTGGTGGCGCTGCTGTCATTCCTGCTGCTGGCCGGCGTAACGGGGCTGTCCGCGCCGGGCTGGCTGCTGATGGCGGCCGTGACCGCGGCCGGTGTCTGCGTATCGGCCTGGCATGGCGTGGCCTATACGGAGCTGGCGACCCTGGCCGGTGCCGCCAGTGCCGGCACCGCCCTCGGCATGGCCAATACGGCCGTCTATGTGGGGCTGTTCGCCACGCCGGTGGTACTGCCGCACTTGCTGGCGGCCAGCAGCTGGGCCTGGGTGTGGCTGGCGGCGGGACTGGTGGCGCTGGCCGCCTGGCCGCTGTTTCCCCGGCCTTAA
- a CDS encoding MexW/MexI family multidrug efflux RND transporter permease subunit encodes MNFTDLFVRRPVLALVISSLIVMLGMLAIKQLPVRQYPMLETSTITIATSYPGASADLMQGFVTQPIAQAVSSVEGIDYLTSSSVQGGSLVTVRMELNRDSTQALTEVMAKVNQVRYKLPAGAFDPVIERSAGDSTAVAYVGFASDTVSAAQLTDYLARVVQPMFSSIDGVAKVETFGGQQLAMRLWIDPARLAARGLTASDVATAVRRNNYQAAPGKIKGQFVVSTISVNTDLTSVAQFREMVVANGKDDGGALIRLKDIGTVELGAAASETSASMDGVPAVHLGLFPTPGGNPLVIVDGIKRLLPEIQKTLPPGVKVELAFETARFNQASIDEVAHTLLEALAIVVLVIWLCMGSLRSVLIPVVTIPLSMLGAAALMLAFGFSINLLTLLAMVLAVGLVVDDAIVVVENVHRHIEEGKTPVAAALAGAREVAGPVIAMTITLAAVYAPIGLMGGLTGALFKEFALTLAGAVVVSGVVALTLSPVMSSFLLQSKTSEGRMARAAEHFFGGLTSRYARLLAWSLGRRWLSGGFALAVMASLPFLYLLPQRELAPSEDQASVLTAIKAPQHANLDYVERFSSKLEAIYRRTPETASTWIINGSDGTASSIGGINLTPWGERARSAAVIQAQLQQAVGDVEGTSIFAFQMAPLPGSSGGLPVQLVLRSAQDYATVFRTMEDIKQRARDSGLFAVVDSDLDYNNPVLKVKIDRSKANSLGVRMQDIGESLAVLVGENYLNRFSMDGRAYDVIAQSPRARRLTAQALTQQYVRADDGSLVPLSGLVTLTQEVEPNQLTQFNQQNAATFQGVPAPGVTLGDAVAFLDGVAKNLPPGFSYDWQSDARQFATEGNALLLAFLAAVIVIYLVLAAQYESLMDPLIILITVPLSICGALMPLALGWATINIYTQIGLVTLIGLISKHGILMVEFANELQAHQRLDRASAIARAAQIRLRPILMTTAAMVVGLVPLLFASGAGANSRFGLGVVIVSGMLVGTLFTLFVLPTMYTFLARNHAAGDASERAQATAPQGS; translated from the coding sequence ATGAACTTTACCGACCTGTTCGTGCGCCGCCCCGTGCTGGCGCTGGTGATCAGCAGCCTGATCGTCATGCTCGGCATGCTCGCCATCAAGCAGCTGCCGGTGCGCCAATACCCGATGCTCGAAACATCCACCATCACCATCGCCACCAGCTATCCGGGTGCCTCGGCCGACCTGATGCAGGGCTTTGTCACGCAGCCGATCGCGCAGGCCGTGTCGTCGGTGGAAGGCATCGACTACCTGACGTCGTCGTCGGTGCAGGGCGGCAGCCTGGTCACCGTGCGCATGGAACTGAACCGCGATTCGACCCAGGCGCTGACCGAGGTGATGGCCAAGGTCAACCAGGTACGCTACAAGCTGCCCGCAGGCGCGTTCGACCCCGTGATCGAACGCTCGGCCGGCGACTCCACGGCCGTCGCCTATGTCGGCTTTGCCAGCGATACGGTATCGGCGGCGCAGCTGACCGACTACCTGGCGCGCGTGGTGCAGCCGATGTTTTCCAGCATCGATGGCGTCGCGAAAGTGGAGACCTTCGGCGGCCAGCAACTGGCGATGCGCTTGTGGATCGACCCCGCCAGACTGGCGGCGCGCGGATTGACGGCGTCCGATGTGGCGACCGCCGTGCGGCGCAATAACTACCAGGCCGCGCCCGGCAAAATAAAAGGGCAATTCGTCGTCTCGACTATCAGCGTCAATACGGACTTGACCAGCGTGGCGCAGTTTCGCGAGATGGTGGTTGCCAATGGCAAGGACGATGGCGGCGCGCTGATACGGCTCAAGGATATCGGCACGGTGGAACTGGGCGCGGCCGCCAGCGAAACCAGCGCCAGCATGGACGGCGTGCCGGCCGTGCACCTGGGCCTGTTCCCCACGCCGGGCGGCAATCCTTTGGTGATCGTCGACGGCATCAAGCGACTGCTGCCCGAGATCCAGAAAACCCTGCCGCCCGGCGTCAAGGTGGAACTGGCGTTCGAGACGGCGCGCTTTAACCAGGCCTCGATCGACGAAGTGGCGCACACGCTGCTCGAAGCGCTGGCGATCGTGGTGCTGGTGATCTGGTTGTGCATGGGTTCCCTGCGCTCGGTCCTGATCCCGGTGGTGACGATCCCGCTGTCGATGCTGGGCGCGGCCGCGCTGATGCTGGCCTTTGGTTTCAGCATCAATCTGCTGACCTTGCTGGCGATGGTGCTGGCGGTGGGCCTGGTGGTCGACGACGCCATCGTGGTGGTGGAAAACGTGCACCGCCATATCGAGGAAGGCAAGACGCCGGTGGCGGCGGCCCTGGCGGGCGCGCGCGAAGTGGCCGGCCCCGTGATCGCCATGACGATCACCCTGGCGGCCGTGTATGCGCCGATCGGCCTGATGGGCGGCCTGACGGGCGCGCTGTTCAAGGAGTTCGCGCTGACCCTGGCCGGCGCGGTGGTGGTGTCGGGCGTGGTGGCGCTGACCCTGTCGCCGGTGATGAGTTCCTTCCTGCTGCAGTCAAAAACGTCGGAAGGACGCATGGCGCGCGCCGCCGAACACTTTTTTGGTGGCCTCACCAGCCGCTATGCGCGCCTGCTGGCCTGGTCGCTGGGGCGCCGCTGGCTCAGTGGCGGCTTTGCCCTGGCCGTGATGGCCAGCCTGCCGTTCCTGTACCTGCTGCCGCAGCGCGAACTGGCGCCGTCGGAAGACCAGGCCAGCGTGCTGACGGCCATCAAGGCGCCGCAGCATGCCAACCTCGATTATGTCGAGCGCTTTTCAAGCAAACTCGAAGCGATCTACCGGCGCACGCCGGAGACGGCATCGACCTGGATCATCAACGGCAGCGACGGTACGGCGTCGAGCATCGGCGGCATCAACCTGACGCCGTGGGGCGAGCGCGCGCGCAGTGCGGCCGTGATCCAGGCCCAGCTGCAGCAGGCCGTGGGCGACGTCGAAGGCACCAGCATTTTCGCCTTCCAGATGGCGCCCCTGCCGGGGTCCAGCGGCGGCTTGCCGGTACAATTGGTGCTGCGCAGCGCGCAGGATTACGCCACCGTGTTTCGCACCATGGAAGACATCAAGCAGCGCGCCCGCGACAGCGGCCTGTTCGCCGTGGTCGACAGCGATCTCGATTACAACAACCCGGTGCTGAAAGTGAAGATCGACCGTTCAAAAGCCAATAGCCTGGGCGTGCGGATGCAGGACATCGGCGAGTCGCTGGCGGTGCTGGTGGGCGAGAACTACCTGAACCGTTTCAGCATGGATGGCCGCGCCTATGACGTGATCGCGCAAAGCCCGCGCGCCCGGCGCCTCACCGCGCAGGCGCTGACACAGCAATACGTGCGCGCCGACGACGGCAGCCTGGTGCCGCTGTCCGGCCTGGTAACGCTCACGCAGGAGGTCGAGCCGAACCAGCTGACCCAGTTCAACCAGCAAAATGCCGCCACCTTCCAGGGCGTGCCGGCGCCCGGCGTCACCCTGGGCGACGCGGTGGCCTTCCTCGACGGCGTGGCGAAAAACCTGCCGCCCGGTTTCAGCTACGACTGGCAGTCCGACGCGCGCCAGTTCGCCACCGAAGGCAATGCGCTGCTGCTGGCGTTTCTTGCGGCCGTCATCGTGATCTACCTGGTGCTGGCGGCGCAATATGAAAGCCTGATGGACCCCCTGATCATCCTGATCACGGTGCCGCTGTCGATTTGCGGCGCCCTGATGCCACTGGCCCTGGGCTGGGCCACCATCAATATCTACACGCAGATCGGCCTGGTGACCCTGATCGGCCTGATCAGCAAACACGGCATTTTGATGGTCGAGTTTGCCAACGAATTGCAGGCGCATCAGCGGCTTGACCGTGCCAGCGCGATTGCCCGCGCGGCGCAGATCCGCCTGCGCCCCATTTTGATGACGACGGCCGCCATGGTGGTGGGCCTGGTGCCGCTGCTGTTCGCTTCCGGCGCGGGCGCCAACAGCCGCTTCGGCCTGGGCGTGGTGATCGTCTCGGGCATGCTGGTCGGCACCTTGTTTACCCTGTTCGTGCTGCCGACCATGTATACCTTTTTGGCCCGCAATCACGCCGCCGGCGATGCCAGCGAACGGGCGCAAGCCACCGCACCACAAGGATCATGA
- a CDS encoding DUF2165 family protein: protein MPPHDTILLFQAVLASGLACWLSIAAINNLHAFHGAVWAIGNTMRMDPLRQDPTMDTPLLRRALASLTVHRLALAVVLALQLAGAMAAWSGVALFLGGGLAAALPWLNLALCAMAAFLLLMHLGGLWFGYWVAQEGLQTTHLVLLLWTLALFFLFNARF, encoded by the coding sequence ATGCCGCCACACGATACCATTTTGCTGTTTCAAGCCGTGCTCGCTTCAGGCCTGGCCTGCTGGCTCAGCATTGCCGCCATCAACAACCTGCACGCCTTTCATGGTGCCGTCTGGGCCATCGGCAATACCATGCGCATGGACCCGCTGCGCCAGGACCCGACCATGGACACGCCGCTGCTGCGCCGCGCGCTGGCCTCGCTGACCGTGCACCGGCTGGCGCTGGCCGTGGTGCTGGCGCTGCAGCTGGCTGGCGCGATGGCCGCCTGGAGCGGCGTGGCGCTGTTCCTGGGGGGCGGGCTGGCAGCCGCGCTGCCCTGGCTCAATCTCGCCTTGTGCGCGATGGCGGCCTTCCTGCTGCTGATGCACCTCGGTGGCCTGTGGTTCGGCTACTGGGTCGCCCAGGAAGGCCTGCAGACCACGCACCTGGTGCTGCTGCTGTGGACCCTCGCCCTGTTCTTCCTGTTTAACGCGCGGTTCTGA
- a CDS encoding efflux RND transporter periplasmic adaptor subunit, with translation MKIQLAGAGALAITLAVAGIITFSRPDSHAAEAAPYPPTKVALAPVLAGTQQRFFTGVGELEAARQVQVAAETGGRITQIRFASGQQVKAGDVLVQLNDAPEQATLLRLRAQLNHAETGYQRTLRLLRDKASTQEQLDSALAMRDGALGEVRQTEALIAQKTIRAPFAGQMGIRRVHAGQYLNPADTVASLVDTTSLLVNFSLDEQGSARLAPGQAVRLTVDAYPDQVFAAKISAIDPLISRARMVQVQAALTEENSALKAGMYANVKVARDTQAQLTVPETAVTYSAYGDTVFVAQQGKTLTVKRVAVTLGERAEGRVEIVKGLAAGQQVVASGQLKLADGMAVQPVANTLEKDTVR, from the coding sequence ATGAAAATCCAACTTGCCGGCGCCGGTGCGCTGGCCATCACGCTCGCGGTGGCGGGCATTATCACGTTCTCACGGCCGGATTCCCACGCCGCCGAAGCGGCGCCCTATCCACCGACCAAGGTGGCGCTGGCGCCCGTGCTGGCCGGCACCCAGCAACGCTTTTTCACCGGCGTCGGCGAGCTGGAAGCGGCGCGCCAGGTGCAGGTGGCGGCCGAGACGGGCGGGCGCATCACGCAGATCCGCTTTGCCTCGGGCCAGCAGGTGAAAGCTGGCGACGTGCTGGTGCAGCTCAATGACGCGCCGGAGCAGGCCACGCTGCTGCGCCTGCGCGCGCAACTCAATCATGCCGAGACCGGCTACCAGCGCACCCTGCGTCTGCTGCGGGACAAGGCATCCACACAGGAACAGCTCGATTCCGCGCTGGCCATGCGCGATGGGGCCCTGGGCGAAGTGCGCCAGACCGAGGCGCTGATCGCGCAAAAGACCATCCGTGCGCCATTTGCGGGCCAGATGGGCATCCGCCGCGTGCATGCGGGCCAGTACCTGAACCCTGCCGATACGGTGGCCAGCCTGGTCGACACCACATCCCTGCTGGTGAATTTTTCTCTCGATGAACAGGGCAGCGCCAGACTGGCGCCAGGCCAGGCGGTGCGGCTGACGGTCGACGCGTATCCCGACCAGGTATTTGCGGCGAAGATCAGCGCCATCGATCCCCTGATTTCACGCGCGCGCATGGTGCAGGTGCAGGCGGCGCTGACCGAGGAAAACAGCGCGCTGAAGGCCGGCATGTACGCCAATGTGAAGGTGGCGCGCGACACCCAGGCACAACTGACGGTGCCGGAAACGGCCGTCACCTACAGCGCGTATGGCGACACGGTGTTTGTCGCGCAGCAGGGCAAAACGCTGACCGTGAAACGGGTGGCGGTCACCCTGGGCGAACGTGCGGAAGGGCGCGTGGAAATCGTCAAGGGTCTTGCGGCCGGCCAGCAGGTGGTCGCCTCGGGCCAGCTGAAACTGGCCGATGGCATGGCGGTGCAGCCGGTCGCCAATACCCTGGAAAAGGACACCGTGCGATGA
- a CDS encoding LysR substrate-binding domain-containing protein, whose translation MNVLNFDIAFLRSYVAGIELGSFARAAGKVGRSTSAVSAQLKKLEEQAGMPLFRKAGRGLALTDAGEILLGYARRMVELNDEAAVALRGVELEGWVRLGLQEDFGEALLPAVLGRFARAHPKVRIEAHVARNTELMERLELDQLDLALLWGCSGLQDLAAWPAQRRTLIATPDMRWIASPTLPWQPQSGEPLPLIAFDRPCLFQRCATDALDRAGIAWRIAFTSPSLAGLWAAAAAGLGVTVRTGYGLPASVCALDAVAAGLPALPSLSLELLRAAHTPHPPVERLAALIIESLQDSADN comes from the coding sequence ATGAACGTACTCAATTTCGATATCGCTTTTTTGCGCAGCTATGTGGCCGGCATCGAGCTGGGCAGCTTTGCGCGCGCGGCCGGTAAAGTGGGCCGCTCCACGTCGGCCGTCAGTGCGCAGCTGAAGAAACTGGAAGAGCAGGCCGGCATGCCGCTGTTTCGCAAGGCGGGCCGGGGCCTGGCGCTGACCGATGCCGGCGAAATCCTGCTCGGCTATGCGCGCCGCATGGTCGAGCTGAACGACGAGGCGGCCGTCGCCCTGCGCGGGGTGGAACTGGAAGGCTGGGTCCGGCTGGGCCTGCAGGAGGATTTTGGGGAAGCGCTGCTGCCGGCCGTGCTGGGGCGGTTTGCGCGCGCCCATCCCAAGGTGCGCATCGAAGCGCATGTGGCGCGCAATACGGAGCTGATGGAACGCCTGGAGCTGGACCAGCTCGACCTGGCGCTGTTGTGGGGCTGCAGCGGTTTGCAGGACCTGGCCGCCTGGCCGGCGCAGCGGCGCACCCTGATCGCCACGCCCGACATGCGCTGGATCGCCTCGCCCACCCTGCCCTGGCAGCCGCAGTCGGGCGAGCCGCTGCCGCTGATCGCGTTTGACCGCCCCTGCCTGTTCCAGCGCTGCGCCACCGATGCGCTGGACCGTGCCGGCATCGCCTGGCGCATCGCGTTTACCAGCCCCAGCCTGGCCGGCTTGTGGGCGGCGGCCGCTGCCGGCCTGGGCGTGACGGTGCGCACCGGCTATGGCTTGCCGGCCTCGGTCTGCGCGCTCGATGCGGTGGCGGCAGGCCTGCCCGCGCTGCCCTCGCTGTCGCTGGAACTGCTGCGCGCCGCGCACACGCCGCACCCGCCCGTCGAGCGGCTGGCGGCCCTGATCATTGAATCCTTGCAGGACTCGGCGGACAATTAA
- a CDS encoding efflux transporter outer membrane subunit, with protein MMNQKTLAFPLVTLLLAGCAVSPAYVTPETPTITLASPQQAQFKPAGDVAGSTPWWTFFDDALLTQLIAGALAHNRDIAQAQASLLAARAVFDARELDRLPAVTGQAGWQRKVEQTAPGTRSAMASTRLGLDARWELDLFGRLGHVSRSAQARADAAQADLRQAQLVIAAEVTRNYYEALGDRQGLVLAQAQVDSWRETVALIDARLAAGSGLPEERQNALANLARSEAALPPLQAHLRQAGYRLDVLGGQAPGTTTLLLNAPAAAPLAGQLPLGDVNRLIRQRPDVVRAERLLAASSEDVGAATADLYPRLSLGGFLGFFALRGSSVLDGGARAFDVAPTISHPAFQLGSARARVRGTQAVAQGALAGYEQALLLAQEEVENAVTQLAENQTRLASLLQSARHASAALRIAGTRYQAGAGSYQAVLENQRALYEIRREALQSETASYTTAVALYQALGWGLSHNF; from the coding sequence ATGATGAATCAGAAAACCCTTGCCTTTCCCCTCGTGACGCTGCTGCTGGCCGGCTGCGCCGTCAGCCCGGCCTACGTCACGCCGGAGACGCCAACGATCACGCTGGCAAGCCCGCAACAAGCGCAGTTCAAGCCCGCTGGCGATGTCGCCGGCAGCACGCCATGGTGGACTTTTTTTGATGATGCGCTGCTCACGCAACTGATCGCCGGCGCGCTGGCGCACAACCGCGATATCGCGCAGGCGCAAGCCAGTCTGCTGGCCGCGCGCGCCGTGTTCGACGCGCGGGAACTCGACCGGCTGCCCGCCGTTACCGGCCAGGCCGGCTGGCAGCGCAAGGTGGAACAAACCGCGCCCGGGACACGCAGTGCCATGGCCAGCACGCGGCTCGGTCTCGATGCGCGCTGGGAGCTCGACCTGTTTGGCCGCCTGGGCCATGTCAGCCGCTCGGCGCAGGCGCGCGCCGACGCCGCGCAAGCCGATCTGCGCCAGGCGCAACTGGTGATCGCGGCCGAGGTGACGCGCAATTACTATGAGGCGCTGGGCGACCGGCAAGGCCTGGTGCTGGCACAAGCGCAGGTGGACAGCTGGCGCGAAACGGTGGCCCTGATCGATGCACGCCTGGCGGCCGGCAGCGGCCTGCCGGAAGAGCGGCAAAACGCGCTGGCCAACCTGGCGCGCAGCGAGGCGGCGCTGCCGCCCTTGCAGGCGCATTTACGCCAGGCGGGGTACCGGCTCGATGTGCTTGGCGGCCAGGCGCCGGGAACCACCACGCTGCTCTTGAACGCCCCTGCGGCGGCGCCGCTGGCGGGCCAGCTGCCGCTGGGCGACGTCAACCGGTTGATCAGGCAGCGGCCCGACGTAGTACGCGCAGAGCGTCTGCTGGCCGCCTCCAGCGAGGACGTGGGTGCGGCCACGGCCGACCTGTATCCGAGGCTCAGCCTGGGCGGCTTTCTCGGCTTTTTTGCGCTGCGCGGCAGCAGTGTATTGGACGGCGGCGCGCGCGCATTCGACGTGGCGCCGACCATCAGCCATCCGGCTTTTCAACTGGGTAGCGCCAGGGCCCGCGTGCGCGGCACGCAGGCGGTGGCGCAAGGCGCGCTGGCCGGCTATGAACAGGCGCTGTTGCTGGCCCAGGAAGAGGTGGAAAACGCCGTCACGCAGCTGGCGGAAAATCAAACCCGGCTGGCGTCCTTGCTACAATCGGCACGCCACGCCAGCGCCGCGCTGCGGATCGCCGGCACGCGTTATCAGGCGGGCGCCGGCAGCTACCAGGCGGTGCTGGAAAACCAGCGCGCGCTGTACGAGATCCGGCGCGAGGCGCTGCAGTCGGAAACCGCGTCCTACACCACTGCGGTCGCGTTGTACCAGGCGCTGGGATGGGGGCTATCGCATAATTTCTGA
- a CDS encoding DUF1349 domain-containing protein, translating to MFEQASWLNQPEKWSLENGTLRVTSDDKTDFWRKTSYGFIRDSGHFFGVATDGDFTAQVHVAGHYATLYDQAGLMARIDAENWIKCGVEFSDDQLWLSTVLTVDTSDWAVSAAPAMPDGFWLRVTVSEGVIRVQYSVDGKVWPLLRLAPFPVAARYLVGPMCCTPERGGLAVEFSQWTVGPAVARDLHDLS from the coding sequence ATGTTTGAACAGGCGAGCTGGTTGAACCAGCCGGAAAAATGGTCGCTTGAAAACGGCACCTTGCGCGTCACCAGCGACGACAAGACCGACTTCTGGCGCAAGACCAGCTATGGTTTTATCCGCGACAGCGGCCACTTTTTCGGCGTGGCCACCGATGGTGATTTCACGGCCCAGGTGCATGTGGCCGGGCACTACGCCACCCTGTACGACCAGGCCGGGCTGATGGCGCGCATCGACGCGGAAAACTGGATCAAGTGCGGCGTCGAATTCTCCGACGATCAGCTGTGGCTCAGCACCGTGCTGACGGTCGATACATCCGACTGGGCCGTGAGCGCCGCGCCGGCCATGCCGGACGGTTTCTGGCTGCGCGTGACCGTCAGCGAGGGCGTGATACGGGTGCAGTATTCGGTCGACGGAAAAGTGTGGCCGCTGCTGCGCCTGGCGCCGTTTCCGGTCGCCGCGCGCTACCTGGTGGGCCCCATGTGCTGCACGCCGGAACGCGGTGGGCTGGCAGTGGAGTTTTCACAGTGGACGGTGGGTCCGGCGGTGGCCAGGGATTTGCATGATCTGAGCTGA
- a CDS encoding DUF4440 domain-containing protein, with protein MTASNRYFDDVLYTHMLIRDWLAGAEKEAEKCAGLLARFSPGFSMIAPSGKQLDIAGLTAFFTAAAGSRPGLQMQISELALLQQSSAGAVVSYREIQSQPGLDSTERWSTVVYENMPDGRLLWRHLHETWMV; from the coding sequence ATGACTGCATCGAACCGCTATTTTGACGACGTTTTATACACCCACATGCTGATACGCGACTGGCTCGCCGGCGCAGAAAAGGAAGCAGAAAAATGCGCCGGTTTGCTGGCGCGTTTTTCGCCCGGTTTTTCCATGATCGCGCCGTCCGGAAAACAACTGGATATCGCCGGCCTGACGGCTTTTTTTACCGCTGCCGCAGGCAGCCGGCCGGGATTGCAGATGCAGATCAGCGAGCTGGCGCTGCTGCAGCAAAGCAGCGCTGGCGCCGTGGTCAGTTATCGCGAAATTCAGTCGCAGCCGGGCCTGGACAGTACCGAACGATGGTCGACAGTCGTGTATGAGAACATGCCCGATGGACGGCTGTTGTGGCGCCATCTGCACGAAACCTGGATGGTGTGA